In Nocardioides marinus, one DNA window encodes the following:
- a CDS encoding 2Fe-2S iron-sulfur cluster-binding protein, with protein MTDSYVLEVVKVVDETADARSISFRVPEGAESAFEYKPGQFLTLAVPSDRDGLAARCYSLSSSPHDGGPLTVTVKRTVDGYASNWVCDHLEVGSTMRVLPPSGIFTPASLDADLLLFAGGSGVTPIMSITRTALAHGSGRIVVFYANRDERSVIFAEELTRLAAEHPDRLQVVHWLESVQGLPTGEQLKAFASAYTTWDAFVCGPAPFMKLVVTALRELEFPRERRHQEKFVSLGGNPFGDVAEVAAAAQEVAEAESEDGAEGAAPVDVPDGPQEPVRLEVELDGETHAFDDWQPGTTLLEHLESKGVKAPYSCREGECSACAVRLLEGEVKMLHNDVLDDEDLADGIRLGCQSVPVTDTVRATYS; from the coding sequence GTGACCGACTCATACGTGCTGGAGGTCGTGAAGGTCGTCGACGAGACGGCCGACGCGCGCTCCATCTCCTTCCGGGTGCCCGAGGGCGCCGAGTCCGCCTTCGAGTACAAGCCGGGCCAGTTCCTGACCCTGGCGGTGCCGAGTGACCGCGACGGCCTCGCCGCCCGCTGCTACTCGCTGTCCTCGAGCCCGCACGACGGCGGCCCGCTGACGGTCACGGTCAAGCGCACCGTCGACGGCTACGCCTCCAACTGGGTCTGCGACCACCTCGAGGTCGGCTCGACCATGCGGGTGCTGCCGCCCAGCGGCATCTTCACCCCCGCCTCGCTGGACGCCGACCTGCTCCTCTTCGCCGGCGGCAGCGGCGTCACCCCGATCATGTCGATCACCCGCACCGCGCTCGCGCACGGCTCCGGCCGGATCGTGGTGTTCTACGCCAACCGCGACGAGCGCTCGGTGATCTTCGCCGAGGAGCTCACGCGACTGGCGGCCGAGCACCCCGACCGGCTGCAGGTCGTGCACTGGCTGGAGTCGGTGCAGGGGCTGCCGACCGGCGAGCAGCTCAAGGCGTTCGCGTCGGCGTACACCACCTGGGACGCGTTCGTCTGCGGCCCGGCGCCCTTCATGAAGCTGGTCGTCACCGCGCTGCGCGAGCTGGAGTTCCCCCGCGAGCGCCGGCACCAGGAGAAGTTCGTCTCGCTGGGCGGCAACCCGTTCGGCGACGTGGCCGAGGTCGCGGCAGCCGCCCAGGAGGTCGCGGAGGCCGAGTCGGAGGACGGCGCCGAGGGTGCGGCACCGGTCGACGTGCCCGACGGTCCGCAGGAGCCGGTGCGCCTCGAGGTCGAGCTCGACGGCGAGACGCACGCCTTCGACGACTGGCAGCCGGGCACGACGCTGCTCGAGCACCTGGAGTCCAAGGGCGTGAAGGCGCCGTACTCCTGCCGCGAGGGGGAGTGCTCGGCCTGCGCCGTCCGGCTGCTCGAGGGCGAGGTCAAGATGCTGCACAACGACGTGCTCGACGACGAGGACCTCGCCGACGGGATCCGCCTGGGCTGCCAGTCGGTCCCGGTCACCGACACCGTCCGCGCGACGTACTCCTGA
- a CDS encoding Rieske 2Fe-2S domain-containing protein, which produces MTGTATPSGTRHLDQGTPPDRYARGWHCLGLARSFEDGKPHAIEAFGGKLVVWQDSAGQLNVLDGYCRHMGGDLTQGTVKGDQIACPFHDWRWGGDGKCKQIPYARRVPLRARTQRYETAIRNESLFIWYDPEGSAGDHDLLPPELPGLASGKYTDWFWETEHIEGSNCRELIDNVVDMAHFYYVHFAFPTSFRNVFEGQQATQFMESKGRPDVSGGYGSEELFLKSEATYYGPSYMINWLWTDYKGFKTEVVLVNTHIATGPNSFTLQYGILVEKPEGMDDETANFIGKKYADMFGQGFLQDVHIWKNKVPVQNPLLCEEDGPVYQLRRWYEQYYVDVADITSDMVDRFEFEVDTTKANEFWQDEVAQNLEKKAAEDAAGDTEGSDDPALMSGT; this is translated from the coding sequence ATGACCGGCACGGCCACCCCCTCCGGCACCCGCCACCTCGACCAGGGCACGCCGCCGGACAGGTACGCCCGCGGCTGGCACTGCCTCGGCCTGGCCCGATCGTTCGAGGACGGCAAGCCGCACGCCATCGAGGCGTTCGGCGGCAAGCTCGTCGTCTGGCAGGACAGCGCGGGGCAGCTCAACGTCCTCGACGGCTACTGCCGGCACATGGGCGGCGACCTGACCCAGGGCACCGTCAAGGGCGACCAGATCGCCTGCCCGTTCCACGACTGGCGCTGGGGCGGCGACGGCAAGTGCAAGCAGATCCCCTACGCCCGCCGGGTCCCGCTGCGCGCGCGCACCCAGCGCTACGAGACCGCGATCCGCAACGAGTCGCTGTTCATCTGGTACGACCCCGAGGGCTCGGCCGGCGACCACGACCTGCTCCCGCCCGAGCTGCCGGGCCTCGCGTCGGGCAAATACACCGACTGGTTCTGGGAGACCGAGCACATCGAGGGCTCCAACTGCCGCGAGCTCATCGACAACGTGGTCGACATGGCGCACTTCTACTACGTGCACTTCGCGTTCCCGACGAGCTTCCGCAACGTCTTCGAGGGCCAGCAGGCCACCCAGTTCATGGAGTCCAAGGGGCGCCCGGACGTCAGTGGCGGCTACGGCTCGGAGGAGCTGTTCCTGAAGTCCGAGGCCACCTACTACGGGCCGTCGTACATGATCAACTGGCTCTGGACCGACTACAAGGGCTTCAAGACCGAGGTCGTGCTGGTCAACACCCACATCGCCACGGGCCCCAACTCCTTCACCCTGCAGTACGGCATCCTCGTCGAGAAGCCCGAGGGCATGGATGACGAGACGGCGAACTTCATCGGCAAGAAGTACGCCGACATGTTCGGCCAGGGCTTCCTGCAGGACGTGCACATCTGGAAGAACAAGGTGCCGGTCCAGAACCCGCTGCTGTGCGAGGAGGACGGGCCGGTCTACCAGCTGCGCCGCTGGTACGAGCAGTACTACGTCGACGTCGCCGACATCACCTCCGACATGGTCGACCGCTTCGAGTTCGAGGTCGACACCACCAAGGCCAACGAGTTCTGGCAGGACGAGGTCGCCCAGAACCTCGAGAAGAAGGCCGCCGAGGACGCCGCCGGCGACACCGAGGGCAGCGACGACCCGGCCCTGATGTCGGGCACCTGA
- a CDS encoding acyl-CoA dehydrogenase family protein, with protein sequence MHLALEPAQIALREELREYFGALVTPEIRAGLSAATGEFGEAGVYKGVIRQLGTDGWLGIGWPKEYGGQARSMVDQLIFTDVAADFGVPIPYLTLNTVGPTIMRYGTQEQKDYFLPKILAGELHFSIGYSEPGSGTDLASLRTKAVREGDEWVINGQKMWTSLIQYADWIWMACRTDPDLPRHKGLSMILVPADSPGFSYTPVHTVAGVHTSATYYEDVRVPVGNLVGELNGGWSLMTNQLNHERVALTSSAPLTQSVKLVREWAQQTKNPDGQRVIDAEWVQIALGRAHARVEMLTLLNWKLASDADRGVDLSPAEASATKIYGSELATEVYRSLMEIVGPHAGLTADSEGAVIAGRLERFFRSSLVMTFGGGTNEIQRDIIGYVGLGLPAAKR encoded by the coding sequence ATGCACCTCGCCCTCGAACCCGCCCAGATCGCGCTGCGAGAGGAGCTGAGGGAGTACTTCGGCGCCCTCGTCACCCCGGAGATCCGTGCCGGGCTCAGCGCCGCGACCGGCGAGTTCGGCGAGGCGGGCGTCTACAAGGGCGTGATCCGCCAGCTCGGCACCGACGGCTGGCTGGGCATCGGCTGGCCCAAGGAGTACGGCGGCCAGGCCCGCTCCATGGTCGACCAGCTGATCTTCACCGACGTCGCGGCCGACTTCGGCGTGCCGATCCCCTACCTCACGCTGAACACCGTGGGGCCGACGATCATGCGCTACGGCACCCAGGAGCAGAAGGACTACTTCCTGCCGAAGATCCTGGCCGGCGAGCTGCACTTCTCCATCGGCTACTCCGAGCCGGGCTCGGGCACCGACCTCGCCTCGCTGCGGACCAAGGCCGTGCGCGAGGGCGACGAGTGGGTCATCAACGGCCAGAAGATGTGGACCTCGCTCATCCAGTACGCCGACTGGATCTGGATGGCCTGCCGCACCGACCCCGACCTGCCGCGGCACAAGGGCCTGTCGATGATCCTGGTCCCGGCCGACTCCCCCGGCTTCTCCTACACCCCGGTGCACACCGTCGCCGGCGTGCACACCAGCGCCACCTACTACGAGGACGTCCGCGTCCCCGTCGGCAACCTGGTCGGCGAGCTCAACGGCGGCTGGTCGCTGATGACCAACCAGCTCAACCACGAGCGCGTGGCGCTGACGTCGTCGGCTCCGCTGACCCAGTCGGTCAAGCTCGTGCGCGAGTGGGCGCAGCAGACCAAGAACCCCGACGGCCAGCGGGTGATCGACGCCGAGTGGGTGCAGATCGCGCTCGGCCGCGCCCATGCCCGCGTGGAGATGCTCACCCTGCTGAACTGGAAGCTGGCCTCCGACGCCGACCGTGGCGTCGACCTCTCCCCCGCCGAGGCGTCGGCGACCAAGATCTACGGCTCCGAGCTGGCCACCGAGGTCTACCGCTCGCTGATGGAGATCGTCGGCCCCCACGCCGGGCTCACCGCCGACTCCGAGGGCGCGGTCATCGCCGGCCGCCTCGAGCGCTTCTTCCGCTCCTCGCTGGTCATGACCTTCGGCGGTGGCACCAACGAGATCCAGCGCGACATCATCGGCTATGTCGGCCTCGGCCTGCCCGCCGCGAAGCGCTGA